The window TGTTTCGAAGTTGTTTGGGTCCCAATGGTGGATCAATCCACTACTTGGACTGAAGACAACAAAAGAACAGTTTCTAGCACGGAAGCTTCCATGCCTTGGTATTGTGTGTGGGATCCTTCCACCCTTAACAATTCATTTGTGCAAATTGTGAAAAAAGAATGGCATTTCCAAGGGAAGCCAATATTGGTGATCCTTGAGAGGGGAACTGGCAAGATCAAGCATACCAATGCTCTTCCTATGATGGAACTTTGGGGCCCTGCAGCCTACCCTTTCTCAATAAACGATGAAGAGCAGCTCCAAGAAGGGTTAAGCCATGTGATTGACTCACTGTTTTCCACTAACAAGCCAAACATGGACAAATGGGTAATGAATTTTATCTCTTAAATTTGTTTTCCTTATATGTCTTAGAAGTTAGAACCAAGATCTCTTTCATTTTTATAGGTTGAGGATGGAAAGATCATCTGCTTCTACGGAAGCCATAATGAAGATTGGATAAGAAGATTTCTGCAGAAGATAGAATTTATTACCATGCaaacaaattttgaaatagaGATTACTTATATTGGCACAAAAAGGAAACAGCAAGAAATGCCAAGGATCTTGACCATGATCAAGGACATCAGCAAGAGTAGGGTTTGGTCTGAGAAAAGAATCCTATCATTTTGGCATAATTTGAAGAAGTTAAGACGCCCCAAGAAGAAGTATTTTTCAATGTGGAAAGAGGTTATTAACATATTAAATTACGATTACCATGCGGATGGGTGGGCTATAATTTTTGGAGACTCCAAACAGGAAGTTGTCAAATCCAGTGGGGCCAAATTGATCAAATGTTTGGACAGCTTCACAACATTCAGATCAAGAATTCAGGAACCTAAGGATTTTCTAAGATTTATAAATGAAGATCTACGAGTGAAGCATGCTGAAGAACATTGCAATGGCATGATGGTTTCAACTAGTGATGGTCCCTTGCAGGAGCACTGCATGGAATGTGGTCGATTTATGGATTAAATAGCCCATTCAGTGGAAACTGCTATGCATCTATTTTCCTTGAAAGACTAGTATTGTTGTCACTTTTAATAGGGGTTTCTTGTCACTTATGTTGATAGGTTTCTATATTATGAGATTGATGGAGATACTATTGCTTATGTTAGTAGGGAGTAAGTAAAAGATTGCGAATTTGTTGACTGGGGACATGTTCTACTGTTGTCACTTCTAATATGGGTTTTTGTTGCTTATTTTGGTATAGATATTATTGCTTGTGTTGGTAGAATTTTAGTAACAAGTTTGCTCACACAAGGGGATTTGTTGGTTGGGGAAATGTTCTTTGTGGTGGTTCTCTTGTTGTAAGGATGGCTTACCTTGATGACTTACTGTTGACTAAGTGCATCGCCCATTGGTTAGTCATAAGTCAAATTTCGTGACCCATCTCAATTATATGGTCCATCATCTAGTTGATTTCCTCTCGTGCATTATGATTAAGCTGTCAAATTAGGATCAAACTTAGAGATGGCTGATGTGGTAATTATACCCATTGGATTGATAGTAGACTAtatatttaccaaaaacaaagatAGTAGACTATATTGATTGGTTATCTatcaagtttcatgacctaaatTGATCATATGACCTATCATTTATTGGATCTTTTTCCTAATTCCAAATCTTGACAATGATTGACCTTTCGATTGCCTTACATTGTGTAATGTGTTCAGGCTGAAACTTATAATATGATTAGGTGTAATGTTGGTAAAATGGCCACATATATAATTTTGAGATACACATGCCATGTGGCATATTTAAGGGACTTTGTGAGAAAATAGTAAGGGATTAAGTTGCTTGTTTCATAGTCACAAAGTGAATTTATCTACAAGGTTACAAGAAAAAACCTGGATTTAGAcacacaagaaaaagaaaaaaaaaagaggtataCAAGGAAATAAATGGGGAAGGAAAATGTGTGCTGATGGAATCTCGAAAAAACAAGTAACTCAAGGGAACTGAAAATTTCAGAATAAACTCTAATGCTGACTTTGGATTCTTCAGCAACCAATCTGAGTTTAAAGTTAAAACTAACCTTAAACAGAGGAAGGTCTGTATGCTTGTCACTAAAATTTAGACACACCTTACCTCTCATGTGGCAAATAAGTCGGCTACCACCCATTTCaccttatttttataaaatttaagactgagtttccctccacacACAATCCCATTCACCGAGGAGCGGGAGAGGGTGAGaatgggtatcgggagggtattttggaacatactaaaaccctaagtGGGGTatgtgaaccctaggatagtggatgaaccgtcctctatgggtggaggaaaacatTGTCCTAAAATTTATTGTGTTTCTTTGCTATTGTAAATAGTTAAGATGATTCTTGAATCTCCCATTTTTGTAAAGCCTATTTCAGACTCGTATGCAGGACACTTATTAAATGAGACATAACCAAAAGTCCAGCACCATTATAATAATACAATATGCAACGCCAATGGTTTTTAATTTAAACATAGAACCGGAAATTTTACTAAAACTAACTGAGATGTTAGGTCCAGTGGAGGTTTCTATACATCATTAAATGATTCTGATCTATCAGAAAAGTCAAAAACCAAACAACATGTGGAGGAAAAGCTGATTCAAGCCACAATTCTTCTTCCTTGAGGATCTGCATACAATCTGCATTCTAGAGGGGAGGGCAAATAACAAAATATCAAGCAATCAAAAGACATTTAAGTTTAAAATACCACTTAAATGATTCCCACTTGTCTAAATGTTGAATGCAGGGCAATCACTGAAATGCGAATCCTAGATGATCCAAACTCAGGATATTCAAGAAATCCTTGTCTTGGGGTCCATTGCGACACCTGCTGCTAACCAAGGACTTTGTTCAGTGATGATGCTGTTCAAGAACACATTGAATAATGCATGCAATTTCTTCATGTTAACGAGTACATCGCAAAAATTGAATCATTCAAGCACCAGGACAAACCCCCAATGTTGAATACCCATTACCCAAGCAATCCATTAGAGCAATAGATTTAATTTCAATTAGTAGGTTTGATAGCAGATTTGA is drawn from Telopea speciosissima isolate NSW1024214 ecotype Mountain lineage chromosome 1, Tspe_v1, whole genome shotgun sequence and contains these coding sequences:
- the LOC122654325 gene encoding protein SIEVE ELEMENT OCCLUSION A-like; amino-acid sequence: MEPRYQDIAKIMSRSISQTGKLVLRHPSTKGKVTLEKLKAKCIAFFISDFKVQKEEFPSLIKTYKALNNPKTCFEVVWVPMVDQSTTWTEDNKRTVSSTEASMPWYCVWDPSTLNNSFVQIVKKEWHFQGKPILVILERGTGKIKHTNALPMMELWGPAAYPFSINDEEQLQEGLSHVIDSLFSTNKPNMDKWVEDGKIICFYGSHNEDWIRRFLQKIEFITMQTNFEIEITYIGTKRKQQEMPRILTMIKDISKSRVWSEKRILSFWHNLKKLRRPKKKYFSMWKEVINILNYDYHADGWAIIFGDSKQEVVKSSGAKLIKCLDSFTTFRSRIQEPKDFLRFINEDLRVKHAEEHCNGMMVSTSDGPLQEHCMECGRFMD